A region of Homo sapiens chromosome 17, GRCh38.p14 Primary Assembly DNA encodes the following proteins:
- the ZNF232 gene encoding zinc finger protein 232 isoform d (isoform d is encoded by transcript variant 5) — MEPPGPVRGPLQDSSWYEPSAELVQTRMAVSLTAAETLALQGTQGQEKMMMMGPKEEEQSCEYETRLPGNHSTSQEIFRQRFRHLRYQETPGPREALSQLRVLCCEWLRPEKHTKEQILEFLVLEQFLTILPEELQSWVPGPAHGPAQEEPWEKKESLGAAQEALSIQLQPKETQPFPKSEQVYLHFLSVVTEDGPEPKDKGSLPQPPITEVESQVFSEKLATDTSTFEATSEGTLELQQRNPKAERLRWSPAQEESFRQMVVIHKEIPTGKKDHECSECGKTFIYNSHLVVHQRVHSGEKPYKCSDCGKTFKQSSNLGQHQRIHTGEKPFECNECGKAFRWGAHLVQHQRIHSGEKPYECNECGKAFSQSSYLSQHRRIHSGEKPFICKECGKAYGWCSELIRHRRVHARKEPSH; from the exons ATGGAACCTCCTGGTCCTGTGAG GGGGCCCTTGCAAGATTCCAGCTGGTATGAGCCTTCTGCAGAGCTAGTGCAGACTAGGATGGCTGTATCACTAACAGCAGCTGAAACTCTGGCCCTTCAGGGTACACAGGGACAagagaagatgatgatgatgggacCAAAGGAAGAGGAACAGTCTTGTGAGTATGAGACCAGGCTACCTGGGAACCACTCTACCAGTCAAGAGATCTTCCGCCAACGCTTCAGGCATCTCCGCTACCAGGAGACTCCTGGTCCCCGGGAGGCCTTGAGCCAACTACGAGTACTCTGCTGTGagtggctgaggccagagaaacACACGAAGGAGCAGATCCTGGAGTTCCTGGTGCTGGAACAATTCTTGACCATCCTGCCTGAGGAGCTCCAATCCTGG GTCCCAGGCCCTGCACATGGACCTGCACAGGAAGAGCCATGGGAGAAGAAGGAATCTCTGGGAGCAGCCCAGGAAGCACTGAGCATCCAGCTCCAGCCTAAGGAGACCCAGCCTTTCCCAAAGAGTG AACaggtatatttacattttctgtcaGTTGTTACAGAAGATGGCCCAGAGCCCAAGGACAAAGGATCATTGCCACAACCACCCATTACTGAAGTGGAATCACAGGTGTTCTCAGAAAAACTTGCTACTGACACCTCTACATTTGAAGCTACCTCTGAGGGTACCTTAGAACTGCAGCAGAGAAATCCCAAAGCGGAGAGACTGAGGTGGTCCCCTGCCCAGGAGGAAAGTTTCAGGCAGATGGTTGTCATCCATAAGGAAATTCCCACAGGGAAGAAAGACCATGAATGTAGTGAATGTGGTAAAACCTTCATTTATAACTCACATCTTGTTGTCCACCAGAGAGTTCAttctggagagaaaccctataagtGTAGTGACTGTGGGAAAACTTTCAAACAGAGCTCAAACCTCGGTcagcatcagagaattcatacaggagagaaacccttcgaatgtaatgaatgtgggaaggccttcagaTGGGGTGCTCATCTTGTTCAGCATCAGAGGATTCACTCAGGAGAGAAGCCCTATGAGTGTAATGAGTGTGGGAAGGCCTTTAGTCAAAGCTCATATCTAAGTCAGCATCGGAGAATTCACAGTGGAGAGAAACCTTTTatatgtaaagaatgtgggaaagcttATGGATGGTGCTCAGAGCTCATTAGACATCGGAGAGTTCATGCCAGAAAAGAGCCTTCCCATTGA
- the ZNF232 gene encoding zinc finger protein 232 isoform b (isoform b is encoded by transcript variant 2) — MEPPGPVRGPLQDSSWYEPSAELVQTRMAVSLTAAETLALQGTQGQEKMMMMGPKEEEQSCEYETRLPGNHSTSQEIFRQRFRHLRYQETPGPREALSQLRVLCCEWLRPEKHTKEQILEFLVLEQFLTILPEELQSWVRGHHPKSGEEAVTVLEDLEKGLEPEPQVPGPAHGPAQEEPWEKKESLGAAQEALSIQLQPKETQPFPKSVVTEDGPEPKDKGSLPQPPITEVESQVFSEKLATDTSTFEATSEGTLELQQRNPKAERLRWSPAQEESFRQMVVIHKEIPTGKKDHECSECGKTFIYNSHLVVHQRVHSGEKPYKCSDCGKTFKQSSNLGQHQRIHTGEKPFECNECGKAFRWGAHLVQHQRIHSGEKPYECNECGKAFSQSSYLSQHRRIHSGEKPFICKECGKAYGWCSELIRHRRVHARKEPSH; from the exons ATGGAACCTCCTGGTCCTGTGAG GGGGCCCTTGCAAGATTCCAGCTGGTATGAGCCTTCTGCAGAGCTAGTGCAGACTAGGATGGCTGTATCACTAACAGCAGCTGAAACTCTGGCCCTTCAGGGTACACAGGGACAagagaagatgatgatgatgggacCAAAGGAAGAGGAACAGTCTTGTGAGTATGAGACCAGGCTACCTGGGAACCACTCTACCAGTCAAGAGATCTTCCGCCAACGCTTCAGGCATCTCCGCTACCAGGAGACTCCTGGTCCCCGGGAGGCCTTGAGCCAACTACGAGTACTCTGCTGTGagtggctgaggccagagaaacACACGAAGGAGCAGATCCTGGAGTTCCTGGTGCTGGAACAATTCTTGACCATCCTGCCTGAGGAGCTCCAATCCTGGGTGCGGGGACATCACCCTAAGAGTGGAGAGGAGGCTGTGACTGTGCTGGAGGATTTAGAGAAAGGACTTGAACCAGAGCCGCAG GTCCCAGGCCCTGCACATGGACCTGCACAGGAAGAGCCATGGGAGAAGAAGGAATCTCTGGGAGCAGCCCAGGAAGCACTGAGCATCCAGCTCCAGCCTAAGGAGACCCAGCCTTTCCCAAAGAGTG TTGTTACAGAAGATGGCCCAGAGCCCAAGGACAAAGGATCATTGCCACAACCACCCATTACTGAAGTGGAATCACAGGTGTTCTCAGAAAAACTTGCTACTGACACCTCTACATTTGAAGCTACCTCTGAGGGTACCTTAGAACTGCAGCAGAGAAATCCCAAAGCGGAGAGACTGAGGTGGTCCCCTGCCCAGGAGGAAAGTTTCAGGCAGATGGTTGTCATCCATAAGGAAATTCCCACAGGGAAGAAAGACCATGAATGTAGTGAATGTGGTAAAACCTTCATTTATAACTCACATCTTGTTGTCCACCAGAGAGTTCAttctggagagaaaccctataagtGTAGTGACTGTGGGAAAACTTTCAAACAGAGCTCAAACCTCGGTcagcatcagagaattcatacaggagagaaacccttcgaatgtaatgaatgtgggaaggccttcagaTGGGGTGCTCATCTTGTTCAGCATCAGAGGATTCACTCAGGAGAGAAGCCCTATGAGTGTAATGAGTGTGGGAAGGCCTTTAGTCAAAGCTCATATCTAAGTCAGCATCGGAGAATTCACAGTGGAGAGAAACCTTTTatatgtaaagaatgtgggaaagcttATGGATGGTGCTCAGAGCTCATTAGACATCGGAGAGTTCATGCCAGAAAAGAGCCTTCCCATTGA
- the ZNF232 gene encoding zinc finger protein 232 isoform a (isoform a is encoded by transcript variant 1), with product MEPPGPVRGPLQDSSWYEPSAELVQTRMAVSLTAAETLALQGTQGQEKMMMMGPKEEEQSCEYETRLPGNHSTSQEIFRQRFRHLRYQETPGPREALSQLRVLCCEWLRPEKHTKEQILEFLVLEQFLTILPEELQSWVRGHHPKSGEEAVTVLEDLEKGLEPEPQVPGPAHGPAQEEPWEKKESLGAAQEALSIQLQPKETQPFPKSEQVYLHFLSVVTEDGPEPKDKGSLPQPPITEVESQVFSEKLATDTSTFEATSEGTLELQQRNPKAERLRWSPAQEESFRQMVVIHKEIPTGKKDHECSECGKTFIYNSHLVVHQRVHSGEKPYKCSDCGKTFKQSSNLGQHQRIHTGEKPFECNECGKAFRWGAHLVQHQRIHSGEKPYECNECGKAFSQSSYLSQHRRIHSGEKPFICKECGKAYGWCSELIRHRRVHARKEPSH from the exons ATGGAACCTCCTGGTCCTGTGAG GGGGCCCTTGCAAGATTCCAGCTGGTATGAGCCTTCTGCAGAGCTAGTGCAGACTAGGATGGCTGTATCACTAACAGCAGCTGAAACTCTGGCCCTTCAGGGTACACAGGGACAagagaagatgatgatgatgggacCAAAGGAAGAGGAACAGTCTTGTGAGTATGAGACCAGGCTACCTGGGAACCACTCTACCAGTCAAGAGATCTTCCGCCAACGCTTCAGGCATCTCCGCTACCAGGAGACTCCTGGTCCCCGGGAGGCCTTGAGCCAACTACGAGTACTCTGCTGTGagtggctgaggccagagaaacACACGAAGGAGCAGATCCTGGAGTTCCTGGTGCTGGAACAATTCTTGACCATCCTGCCTGAGGAGCTCCAATCCTGGGTGCGGGGACATCACCCTAAGAGTGGAGAGGAGGCTGTGACTGTGCTGGAGGATTTAGAGAAAGGACTTGAACCAGAGCCGCAG GTCCCAGGCCCTGCACATGGACCTGCACAGGAAGAGCCATGGGAGAAGAAGGAATCTCTGGGAGCAGCCCAGGAAGCACTGAGCATCCAGCTCCAGCCTAAGGAGACCCAGCCTTTCCCAAAGAGTG AACaggtatatttacattttctgtcaGTTGTTACAGAAGATGGCCCAGAGCCCAAGGACAAAGGATCATTGCCACAACCACCCATTACTGAAGTGGAATCACAGGTGTTCTCAGAAAAACTTGCTACTGACACCTCTACATTTGAAGCTACCTCTGAGGGTACCTTAGAACTGCAGCAGAGAAATCCCAAAGCGGAGAGACTGAGGTGGTCCCCTGCCCAGGAGGAAAGTTTCAGGCAGATGGTTGTCATCCATAAGGAAATTCCCACAGGGAAGAAAGACCATGAATGTAGTGAATGTGGTAAAACCTTCATTTATAACTCACATCTTGTTGTCCACCAGAGAGTTCAttctggagagaaaccctataagtGTAGTGACTGTGGGAAAACTTTCAAACAGAGCTCAAACCTCGGTcagcatcagagaattcatacaggagagaaacccttcgaatgtaatgaatgtgggaaggccttcagaTGGGGTGCTCATCTTGTTCAGCATCAGAGGATTCACTCAGGAGAGAAGCCCTATGAGTGTAATGAGTGTGGGAAGGCCTTTAGTCAAAGCTCATATCTAAGTCAGCATCGGAGAATTCACAGTGGAGAGAAACCTTTTatatgtaaagaatgtgggaaagcttATGGATGGTGCTCAGAGCTCATTAGACATCGGAGAGTTCATGCCAGAAAAGAGCCTTCCCATTGA
- the ZNF232 gene encoding zinc finger protein 232 isoform c (isoform c is encoded by transcript variant 3), with amino-acid sequence MAVSLTAAETLALQGTQGQEKMMMMGPKEEEQSCEYETRLPGNHSTSQEIFRQRFRHLRYQETPGPREALSQLRVLCCEWLRPEKHTKEQILEFLVLEQFLTILPEELQSWVRGHHPKSGEEAVTVLEDLEKGLEPEPQVPGPAHGPAQEEPWEKKESLGAAQEALSIQLQPKETQPFPKSEQVYLHFLSVVTEDGPEPKDKGSLPQPPITEVESQVFSEKLATDTSTFEATSEGTLELQQRNPKAERLRWSPAQEESFRQMVVIHKEIPTGKKDHECSECGKTFIYNSHLVVHQRVHSGEKPYKCSDCGKTFKQSSNLGQHQRIHTGEKPFECNECGKAFRWGAHLVQHQRIHSGEKPYECNECGKAFSQSSYLSQHRRIHSGEKPFICKECGKAYGWCSELIRHRRVHARKEPSH; translated from the exons ATGGCTGTATCACTAACAGCAGCTGAAACTCTGGCCCTTCAGGGTACACAGGGACAagagaagatgatgatgatgggacCAAAGGAAGAGGAACAGTCTTGTGAGTATGAGACCAGGCTACCTGGGAACCACTCTACCAGTCAAGAGATCTTCCGCCAACGCTTCAGGCATCTCCGCTACCAGGAGACTCCTGGTCCCCGGGAGGCCTTGAGCCAACTACGAGTACTCTGCTGTGagtggctgaggccagagaaacACACGAAGGAGCAGATCCTGGAGTTCCTGGTGCTGGAACAATTCTTGACCATCCTGCCTGAGGAGCTCCAATCCTGGGTGCGGGGACATCACCCTAAGAGTGGAGAGGAGGCTGTGACTGTGCTGGAGGATTTAGAGAAAGGACTTGAACCAGAGCCGCAG GTCCCAGGCCCTGCACATGGACCTGCACAGGAAGAGCCATGGGAGAAGAAGGAATCTCTGGGAGCAGCCCAGGAAGCACTGAGCATCCAGCTCCAGCCTAAGGAGACCCAGCCTTTCCCAAAGAGTG AACaggtatatttacattttctgtcaGTTGTTACAGAAGATGGCCCAGAGCCCAAGGACAAAGGATCATTGCCACAACCACCCATTACTGAAGTGGAATCACAGGTGTTCTCAGAAAAACTTGCTACTGACACCTCTACATTTGAAGCTACCTCTGAGGGTACCTTAGAACTGCAGCAGAGAAATCCCAAAGCGGAGAGACTGAGGTGGTCCCCTGCCCAGGAGGAAAGTTTCAGGCAGATGGTTGTCATCCATAAGGAAATTCCCACAGGGAAGAAAGACCATGAATGTAGTGAATGTGGTAAAACCTTCATTTATAACTCACATCTTGTTGTCCACCAGAGAGTTCAttctggagagaaaccctataagtGTAGTGACTGTGGGAAAACTTTCAAACAGAGCTCAAACCTCGGTcagcatcagagaattcatacaggagagaaacccttcgaatgtaatgaatgtgggaaggccttcagaTGGGGTGCTCATCTTGTTCAGCATCAGAGGATTCACTCAGGAGAGAAGCCCTATGAGTGTAATGAGTGTGGGAAGGCCTTTAGTCAAAGCTCATATCTAAGTCAGCATCGGAGAATTCACAGTGGAGAGAAACCTTTTatatgtaaagaatgtgggaaagcttATGGATGGTGCTCAGAGCTCATTAGACATCGGAGAGTTCATGCCAGAAAAGAGCCTTCCCATTGA
- the ZNF232 gene encoding zinc finger protein 232 isoform f (isoform f is encoded by transcript variant 7), translated as MAVSLTAAETLALQGTQGQEKMMMMGPKEEEQSCEYETRLPGNHSTSQEIFRQRFRHLRYQETPGPREALSQLRVLCCEWLRPEKHTKEQILEFLVLEQFLTILPEELQSWVRGHHPKSGEEAVTVLEDLEKGLEPEPQVPGPAHGPAQEEPWEKKESLGAAQEALSIQLQPKETQPFPKSVVTEDGPEPKDKGSLPQPPITEVESQVFSEKLATDTSTFEATSEGTLELQQRNPKAERLRWSPAQEESFRQMVVIHKEIPTGKKDHECSECGKTFIYNSHLVVHQRVHSGEKPYKCSDCGKTFKQSSNLGQHQRIHTGEKPFECNECGKAFRWGAHLVQHQRIHSGEKPYECNECGKAFSQSSYLSQHRRIHSGEKPFICKECGKAYGWCSELIRHRRVHARKEPSH; from the exons ATGGCTGTATCACTAACAGCAGCTGAAACTCTGGCCCTTCAGGGTACACAGGGACAagagaagatgatgatgatgggacCAAAGGAAGAGGAACAGTCTTGTGAGTATGAGACCAGGCTACCTGGGAACCACTCTACCAGTCAAGAGATCTTCCGCCAACGCTTCAGGCATCTCCGCTACCAGGAGACTCCTGGTCCCCGGGAGGCCTTGAGCCAACTACGAGTACTCTGCTGTGagtggctgaggccagagaaacACACGAAGGAGCAGATCCTGGAGTTCCTGGTGCTGGAACAATTCTTGACCATCCTGCCTGAGGAGCTCCAATCCTGGGTGCGGGGACATCACCCTAAGAGTGGAGAGGAGGCTGTGACTGTGCTGGAGGATTTAGAGAAAGGACTTGAACCAGAGCCGCAG GTCCCAGGCCCTGCACATGGACCTGCACAGGAAGAGCCATGGGAGAAGAAGGAATCTCTGGGAGCAGCCCAGGAAGCACTGAGCATCCAGCTCCAGCCTAAGGAGACCCAGCCTTTCCCAAAGAGTG TTGTTACAGAAGATGGCCCAGAGCCCAAGGACAAAGGATCATTGCCACAACCACCCATTACTGAAGTGGAATCACAGGTGTTCTCAGAAAAACTTGCTACTGACACCTCTACATTTGAAGCTACCTCTGAGGGTACCTTAGAACTGCAGCAGAGAAATCCCAAAGCGGAGAGACTGAGGTGGTCCCCTGCCCAGGAGGAAAGTTTCAGGCAGATGGTTGTCATCCATAAGGAAATTCCCACAGGGAAGAAAGACCATGAATGTAGTGAATGTGGTAAAACCTTCATTTATAACTCACATCTTGTTGTCCACCAGAGAGTTCAttctggagagaaaccctataagtGTAGTGACTGTGGGAAAACTTTCAAACAGAGCTCAAACCTCGGTcagcatcagagaattcatacaggagagaaacccttcgaatgtaatgaatgtgggaaggccttcagaTGGGGTGCTCATCTTGTTCAGCATCAGAGGATTCACTCAGGAGAGAAGCCCTATGAGTGTAATGAGTGTGGGAAGGCCTTTAGTCAAAGCTCATATCTAAGTCAGCATCGGAGAATTCACAGTGGAGAGAAACCTTTTatatgtaaagaatgtgggaaagcttATGGATGGTGCTCAGAGCTCATTAGACATCGGAGAGTTCATGCCAGAAAAGAGCCTTCCCATTGA
- the ZNF232 gene encoding zinc finger protein 232 isoform e (isoform e is encoded by transcript variant 6), whose product MMMMGPKEEEQSCEYETRLPGNHSTSQEIFRQRFRHLRYQETPGPREALSQLRVLCCEWLRPEKHTKEQILEFLVLEQFLTILPEELQSWVPGPAHGPAQEEPWEKKESLGAAQEALSIQLQPKETQPFPKSVVTEDGPEPKDKGSLPQPPITEVESQVFSEKLATDTSTFEATSEGTLELQQRNPKAERLRWSPAQEESFRQMVVIHKEIPTGKKDHECSECGKTFIYNSHLVVHQRVHSGEKPYKCSDCGKTFKQSSNLGQHQRIHTGEKPFECNECGKAFRWGAHLVQHQRIHSGEKPYECNECGKAFSQSSYLSQHRRIHSGEKPFICKECGKAYGWCSELIRHRRVHARKEPSH is encoded by the exons atgatgatgatgggacCAAAGGAAGAGGAACAGTCTTGTGAGTATGAGACCAGGCTACCTGGGAACCACTCTACCAGTCAAGAGATCTTCCGCCAACGCTTCAGGCATCTCCGCTACCAGGAGACTCCTGGTCCCCGGGAGGCCTTGAGCCAACTACGAGTACTCTGCTGTGagtggctgaggccagagaaacACACGAAGGAGCAGATCCTGGAGTTCCTGGTGCTGGAACAATTCTTGACCATCCTGCCTGAGGAGCTCCAATCCTGG GTCCCAGGCCCTGCACATGGACCTGCACAGGAAGAGCCATGGGAGAAGAAGGAATCTCTGGGAGCAGCCCAGGAAGCACTGAGCATCCAGCTCCAGCCTAAGGAGACCCAGCCTTTCCCAAAGAGTG TTGTTACAGAAGATGGCCCAGAGCCCAAGGACAAAGGATCATTGCCACAACCACCCATTACTGAAGTGGAATCACAGGTGTTCTCAGAAAAACTTGCTACTGACACCTCTACATTTGAAGCTACCTCTGAGGGTACCTTAGAACTGCAGCAGAGAAATCCCAAAGCGGAGAGACTGAGGTGGTCCCCTGCCCAGGAGGAAAGTTTCAGGCAGATGGTTGTCATCCATAAGGAAATTCCCACAGGGAAGAAAGACCATGAATGTAGTGAATGTGGTAAAACCTTCATTTATAACTCACATCTTGTTGTCCACCAGAGAGTTCAttctggagagaaaccctataagtGTAGTGACTGTGGGAAAACTTTCAAACAGAGCTCAAACCTCGGTcagcatcagagaattcatacaggagagaaacccttcgaatgtaatgaatgtgggaaggccttcagaTGGGGTGCTCATCTTGTTCAGCATCAGAGGATTCACTCAGGAGAGAAGCCCTATGAGTGTAATGAGTGTGGGAAGGCCTTTAGTCAAAGCTCATATCTAAGTCAGCATCGGAGAATTCACAGTGGAGAGAAACCTTTTatatgtaaagaatgtgggaaagcttATGGATGGTGCTCAGAGCTCATTAGACATCGGAGAGTTCATGCCAGAAAAGAGCCTTCCCATTGA
- the ZNF232 gene encoding zinc finger protein 232 isoform X4, whose translation MMMMGPKEEEQSCEYETRLPGNHSTSQEIFRQRFRHLRYQETPGPREALSQLRVLCCEWLRPEKHTKEQILEFLVLEQFLTILPEELQSWVRGHHPKSGEEAVTVLEDLEKGLEPEPQVPGPAHGPAQEEPWEKKESLGAAQEALSIQLQPKETQPFPKSVVTEDGPEPKDKGSLPQPPITEVESQVFSEKLATDTSTFEATSEGTLELQQRNPKAERLRWSPAQEESFRQMVVIHKEIPTGKKDHECSECGKTFIYNSHLVVHQRVHSGEKPYKCSDCGKTFKQSSNLGQHQRIHTGEKPFECNECGKAFRWGAHLVQHQRIHSGEKPYECNECGKAFSQSSYLSQHRRIHSGEKPFICKECGKAYGWCSELIRHRRVHARKEPSH comes from the exons atgatgatgatgggacCAAAGGAAGAGGAACAGTCTTGTGAGTATGAGACCAGGCTACCTGGGAACCACTCTACCAGTCAAGAGATCTTCCGCCAACGCTTCAGGCATCTCCGCTACCAGGAGACTCCTGGTCCCCGGGAGGCCTTGAGCCAACTACGAGTACTCTGCTGTGagtggctgaggccagagaaacACACGAAGGAGCAGATCCTGGAGTTCCTGGTGCTGGAACAATTCTTGACCATCCTGCCTGAGGAGCTCCAATCCTGGGTGCGGGGACATCACCCTAAGAGTGGAGAGGAGGCTGTGACTGTGCTGGAGGATTTAGAGAAAGGACTTGAACCAGAGCCGCAG GTCCCAGGCCCTGCACATGGACCTGCACAGGAAGAGCCATGGGAGAAGAAGGAATCTCTGGGAGCAGCCCAGGAAGCACTGAGCATCCAGCTCCAGCCTAAGGAGACCCAGCCTTTCCCAAAGAGTG TTGTTACAGAAGATGGCCCAGAGCCCAAGGACAAAGGATCATTGCCACAACCACCCATTACTGAAGTGGAATCACAGGTGTTCTCAGAAAAACTTGCTACTGACACCTCTACATTTGAAGCTACCTCTGAGGGTACCTTAGAACTGCAGCAGAGAAATCCCAAAGCGGAGAGACTGAGGTGGTCCCCTGCCCAGGAGGAAAGTTTCAGGCAGATGGTTGTCATCCATAAGGAAATTCCCACAGGGAAGAAAGACCATGAATGTAGTGAATGTGGTAAAACCTTCATTTATAACTCACATCTTGTTGTCCACCAGAGAGTTCAttctggagagaaaccctataagtGTAGTGACTGTGGGAAAACTTTCAAACAGAGCTCAAACCTCGGTcagcatcagagaattcatacaggagagaaacccttcgaatgtaatgaatgtgggaaggccttcagaTGGGGTGCTCATCTTGTTCAGCATCAGAGGATTCACTCAGGAGAGAAGCCCTATGAGTGTAATGAGTGTGGGAAGGCCTTTAGTCAAAGCTCATATCTAAGTCAGCATCGGAGAATTCACAGTGGAGAGAAACCTTTTatatgtaaagaatgtgggaaagcttATGGATGGTGCTCAGAGCTCATTAGACATCGGAGAGTTCATGCCAGAAAAGAGCCTTCCCATTGA
- the ZNF232 gene encoding zinc finger protein 232 isoform X5, with translation MMMMGPKEEEQSCEYETRLPGNHSTSQEIFRQRFRHLRYQETPGPREALSQLRVLCCEWLRPEKHTKEQILEFLVLEQFLTILPEELQSWVPGPAHGPAQEEPWEKKESLGAAQEALSIQLQPKETQPFPKSEQVYLHFLSVVTEDGPEPKDKGSLPQPPITEVESQVFSEKLATDTSTFEATSEGTLELQQRNPKAERLRWSPAQEESFRQMVVIHKEIPTGKKDHECSECGKTFIYNSHLVVHQRVHSGEKPYKCSDCGKTFKQSSNLGQHQRIHTGEKPFECNECGKAFRWGAHLVQHQRIHSGEKPYECNECGKAFSQSSYLSQHRRIHSGEKPFICKECGKAYGWCSELIRHRRVHARKEPSH, from the exons atgatgatgatgggacCAAAGGAAGAGGAACAGTCTTGTGAGTATGAGACCAGGCTACCTGGGAACCACTCTACCAGTCAAGAGATCTTCCGCCAACGCTTCAGGCATCTCCGCTACCAGGAGACTCCTGGTCCCCGGGAGGCCTTGAGCCAACTACGAGTACTCTGCTGTGagtggctgaggccagagaaacACACGAAGGAGCAGATCCTGGAGTTCCTGGTGCTGGAACAATTCTTGACCATCCTGCCTGAGGAGCTCCAATCCTGG GTCCCAGGCCCTGCACATGGACCTGCACAGGAAGAGCCATGGGAGAAGAAGGAATCTCTGGGAGCAGCCCAGGAAGCACTGAGCATCCAGCTCCAGCCTAAGGAGACCCAGCCTTTCCCAAAGAGTG AACaggtatatttacattttctgtcaGTTGTTACAGAAGATGGCCCAGAGCCCAAGGACAAAGGATCATTGCCACAACCACCCATTACTGAAGTGGAATCACAGGTGTTCTCAGAAAAACTTGCTACTGACACCTCTACATTTGAAGCTACCTCTGAGGGTACCTTAGAACTGCAGCAGAGAAATCCCAAAGCGGAGAGACTGAGGTGGTCCCCTGCCCAGGAGGAAAGTTTCAGGCAGATGGTTGTCATCCATAAGGAAATTCCCACAGGGAAGAAAGACCATGAATGTAGTGAATGTGGTAAAACCTTCATTTATAACTCACATCTTGTTGTCCACCAGAGAGTTCAttctggagagaaaccctataagtGTAGTGACTGTGGGAAAACTTTCAAACAGAGCTCAAACCTCGGTcagcatcagagaattcatacaggagagaaacccttcgaatgtaatgaatgtgggaaggccttcagaTGGGGTGCTCATCTTGTTCAGCATCAGAGGATTCACTCAGGAGAGAAGCCCTATGAGTGTAATGAGTGTGGGAAGGCCTTTAGTCAAAGCTCATATCTAAGTCAGCATCGGAGAATTCACAGTGGAGAGAAACCTTTTatatgtaaagaatgtgggaaagcttATGGATGGTGCTCAGAGCTCATTAGACATCGGAGAGTTCATGCCAGAAAAGAGCCTTCCCATTGA